One part of the Granulicella arctica genome encodes these proteins:
- a CDS encoding efflux RND transporter permease subunit — translation MWIVKVALTRPYTFIVLAILILIAAPVVIMSTPTDIFPNINIPVISIAWQYTGLNPEELEGRVTTPYEKVLTTLVDNIQHIESTTFNGQVIIKVYLQPGASLDTANSQVSAASEFQLRSLPPGILPPQIINFSASSVPILQLGLSGHGLTEQQLNDIGLNFVRPQLVTVPGAVIPNVYGGKQRSIMINLDPKALQSQGLSPIDVLNSMSQQNVVQPGGTAKIGMDEYDIHLNSSPVTLDGLRNLPLKQSNGTTVYVRDVATISDGSIPQTNIVRQDGKRGVLATVLKSGNASTLDVVDGIRKLLPVMAQTLPPELKITPIGDQSIFVRGSVEGVIREAVIAAVLTGLMILLFLGSWRSTVIIAVSIPLSILSSVIVLGLLGQTINIMTLGGLALAVGILVDDATVTIENIERYLEEGYELNDGILQGAAQISVPALVSTLCICIVFLPMFFLSGVARYLFVPLAESVVFAMLASYILSRTLVPTMAMYLLKKHDHHAPKSNNILARFQRAFELLFEKIRSTYQDLLGRLISARAAFVPIFILACLCGFLLIPFLGQNFFPSTDNGSFILHVRAKSGTRIEETAKLCDLVEQLIRKQVPANEIDNILDNIGLPYSTLNTQHATSGLWGASDADVLVSLKEDHHPTADYVAKLRDSLPREFPGVTFYFLPSDIVTQILNFGLPAPIDVQFEGADIAGNRKVADQMLTELRQVPGLVDLRIQQPDDYPVLNVAIDRTKAAQGGYSEKDVGSSILNILSGSTQLTPMFYLNYKNGVNYNMVAQTPQYDVQSLSNLQNIPLSAPAAKQPEILADVANITRDTEMPVITHYNIRRTLDIYGSVQGRDLGSVGRDIAKIVNAHKKELPRGSFLRIRGQIETMNSSYFGLIAGLGFAIVLVYLLIVVNFQSWLDPFIIITALPAALAGIVLFLFVTHTTLSVPALMGAIMCMGVATANSILVVSFAKDRLEQHGDAVMAALEAGATRFRPVMMTALAMIIGMIPMALGAGEGGEQNAPLGRAVIGGLSCATIATLIFVPAVFALLHGRRKHTDATTQQSQQLAAGA, via the coding sequence ATGTGGATCGTAAAAGTAGCCCTGACCCGGCCCTACACCTTCATCGTGCTGGCGATCCTCATTTTGATTGCGGCCCCCGTCGTGATCATGAGCACCCCGACCGACATCTTTCCGAACATCAATATTCCGGTGATCTCGATTGCGTGGCAGTATACAGGCCTGAATCCGGAGGAGCTTGAGGGTCGTGTCACTACGCCGTATGAGAAGGTGTTGACGACGCTTGTCGACAACATTCAGCATATCGAGTCCACAACCTTCAATGGTCAGGTGATCATCAAGGTCTACCTGCAGCCTGGAGCAAGCCTGGACACGGCCAATTCGCAGGTAAGCGCGGCATCGGAGTTCCAACTTCGTAGTCTTCCACCGGGTATTCTCCCCCCGCAGATCATCAACTTCAGCGCATCCAGTGTGCCGATCTTGCAACTTGGCCTCTCCGGTCATGGGCTGACCGAACAACAGTTGAACGACATTGGATTGAACTTTGTCCGGCCACAACTGGTCACTGTTCCCGGCGCGGTTATCCCCAATGTGTACGGCGGCAAACAGCGCTCCATCATGATCAACCTGGACCCGAAAGCACTACAGTCCCAGGGACTATCGCCGATCGATGTTCTGAATTCGATGTCACAACAGAATGTCGTCCAGCCGGGCGGAACGGCGAAGATCGGCATGGATGAGTACGACATCCACCTGAACTCCTCACCGGTGACGCTCGATGGCTTGCGGAACCTGCCGTTGAAGCAGTCCAACGGCACGACCGTGTATGTGCGCGATGTAGCGACGATCTCCGACGGCAGCATTCCGCAGACGAACATTGTGCGGCAGGATGGTAAACGCGGCGTGCTGGCAACGGTGCTCAAGTCTGGCAACGCCTCCACGCTGGATGTCGTCGACGGCATACGCAAGCTGCTACCCGTCATGGCGCAGACGCTGCCGCCGGAGCTGAAGATAACGCCGATTGGCGACCAATCGATCTTCGTTCGCGGATCGGTCGAGGGCGTCATCCGTGAGGCTGTGATCGCAGCCGTGCTGACTGGGTTGATGATCCTGCTGTTCCTCGGAAGCTGGCGCAGCACGGTGATTATCGCTGTGTCGATTCCACTGTCGATTCTGTCGTCGGTGATTGTGCTGGGACTGCTGGGCCAGACGATCAATATCATGACGCTGGGCGGCCTCGCGCTCGCAGTCGGCATTCTTGTGGACGACGCTACCGTAACGATCGAAAATATCGAGCGCTATCTTGAAGAAGGCTATGAGCTGAACGATGGCATCCTCCAGGGTGCAGCGCAGATCTCCGTCCCCGCGCTCGTATCGACCCTGTGTATCTGCATCGTGTTCCTGCCGATGTTCTTCCTGAGCGGCGTGGCGCGGTACCTGTTTGTGCCGCTCGCCGAATCCGTCGTCTTTGCCATGCTGGCGTCGTACATCCTGTCGCGAACGTTGGTGCCGACGATGGCGATGTATCTACTGAAGAAGCACGATCACCATGCGCCAAAGTCGAACAACATTCTCGCCCGCTTCCAGCGTGCATTCGAACTGCTTTTCGAGAAGATACGGAGCACTTATCAGGATCTGCTGGGCAGGCTGATCAGTGCCAGAGCGGCCTTTGTGCCGATCTTCATCCTGGCCTGCCTGTGCGGATTCCTTTTGATTCCATTTCTTGGACAGAACTTCTTCCCGAGCACAGATAACGGCTCGTTCATCCTGCATGTGCGGGCGAAGAGTGGAACGCGTATCGAGGAGACCGCGAAGCTGTGCGACCTGGTGGAGCAGTTGATCCGGAAGCAGGTGCCTGCGAACGAAATCGACAACATTCTCGACAACATCGGATTGCCTTACAGCACTCTGAACACACAACATGCCACCTCCGGTCTCTGGGGTGCCAGCGATGCCGACGTTCTCGTGTCCCTAAAAGAGGACCATCATCCGACGGCTGACTATGTCGCGAAGTTGCGCGACTCGCTACCTCGCGAATTCCCAGGCGTGACGTTCTACTTCCTGCCTTCGGATATCGTGACGCAGATCTTGAACTTCGGTCTGCCTGCTCCGATCGATGTGCAGTTCGAGGGAGCGGACATTGCGGGCAATCGCAAGGTGGCTGACCAGATGCTGACCGAGCTCCGGCAGGTTCCGGGACTGGTCGATCTGCGCATTCAACAGCCTGACGACTATCCCGTACTGAATGTAGCTATCGATCGCACCAAAGCAGCCCAGGGTGGCTACTCAGAGAAAGATGTCGGTAGCAGCATCCTGAACATCCTGAGCGGCAGCACGCAACTCACACCGATGTTTTACCTCAACTACAAGAACGGCGTGAACTACAACATGGTCGCGCAGACGCCGCAGTATGACGTTCAATCGCTGAGCAATCTACAAAATATTCCTCTTTCCGCTCCCGCAGCGAAGCAGCCGGAGATTCTGGCGGATGTTGCCAACATCACACGCGATACTGAGATGCCGGTCATTACGCACTACAACATCCGCCGGACGCTCGATATCTACGGCAGCGTGCAGGGGCGCGACCTGGGCTCGGTCGGTCGGGACATTGCAAAGATCGTCAACGCTCACAAGAAGGAGCTGCCGCGCGGCAGCTTCCTACGGATACGCGGACAGATCGAGACGATGAACTCCTCCTATTTCGGCCTGATCGCCGGTCTCGGATTCGCAATCGTCCTGGTCTACCTGCTGATCGTCGTGAACTTCCAGTCATGGCTGGACCCGTTCATCATCATCACGGCGTTGCCTGCCGCGCTGGCCGGTATCGTGTTGTTCCTGTTCGTGACGCATACTACGCTGAGCGTGCCTGCTCTTATGGGCGCGATCATGTGCATGGGCGTAGCAACGGCCAATAGTATCCTGGTTGTGTCCTTTGCAAAAGACCGTCTGGAGCAACATGGAGATGCCGTAATGGCTGCGCTTGAAGCGGGAGCGACTCGTTTTCGTCCTGTCATGATGACAGCGCTGGCGATGATCATCGGCATGATTCCGATGGCGCTGGGAGCAGGCGAGGGCGGCGAGCAGAATGCGCCCCTGGGACGTGCCGTGATCGGCGGCCTCTC